Proteins from a genomic interval of Diaphorobacter sp. HDW4A:
- the nuoE gene encoding NADH-quinone oxidoreductase subunit NuoE has protein sequence MITEATKERFAREVAKYPADQKQSAVMACLSIVQQEQGWVSAESEAVIADVLGMPEIAVHEVTTFYNMYNQQPVGKYKLNVCTNLPCQLRDGYKALHHLEHKLGVKMGETTADGMFTLQQSECLGACADSPVMLVNDRHMCSFMSNDKLDELIADLKAAEGKA, from the coding sequence ATGATTACCGAAGCGACCAAAGAACGCTTTGCGCGTGAGGTGGCCAAGTACCCGGCTGACCAGAAGCAGTCCGCCGTCATGGCGTGCCTGTCCATCGTTCAGCAGGAACAGGGCTGGGTGAGTGCCGAGAGCGAGGCGGTGATCGCCGACGTACTGGGCATGCCCGAGATCGCGGTGCATGAAGTCACCACGTTCTACAACATGTACAACCAGCAGCCCGTCGGCAAGTACAAGCTCAACGTGTGCACCAACCTGCCATGCCAGCTGCGCGACGGCTACAAGGCGTTGCACCACCTCGAGCACAAGCTCGGCGTGAAGATGGGTGAGACCACGGCCGACGGCATGTTCACGTTGCAGCAATCGGAATGCCTCGGTGCGTGCGCCGATTCGCCCGTGATGCTGGTGAACGACCGCCACATGTGCAGCTTCATGAGCAACGACAAACTCGACGAGTTGATCGCTGACCTGAAGGCCGCGGAGGGCAAGGCATGA